The Solibacillus sp. FSL W7-1464 genome contains a region encoding:
- a CDS encoding reverse transcriptase-like protein, translated as MLEVYIDGASAGNPGPSGIGIFIKGEGQHIKISEPIGITNNHQAEFIALIRGLEEALKIGSSFVSMRSDSKIVVSSIDKAYVKNEEFKPYLEQALALIEQFDLFFIKWISDKDNKAADVLAREAILKNN; from the coding sequence ATGTTAGAAGTGTATATAGATGGTGCCAGTGCCGGAAATCCTGGTCCTAGCGGGATTGGGATATTTATAAAAGGTGAAGGACAGCATATAAAAATCAGTGAACCAATAGGAATCACGAACAATCATCAGGCCGAATTTATAGCGCTAATACGTGGTTTGGAAGAAGCGTTGAAAATCGGTTCATCGTTTGTTTCAATGCGCTCCGATTCAAAAATTGTTGTAAGCTCAATCGACAAAGCATATGTGAAAAACGAGGAATTCAAACCTTATTTAGAGCAGGCACTCGCGTTAATTGAACAATTTGACCTTTTTTTCATAAAATGGATTTCCGATAAAGATAACAAAGCAGCTGATGTTCTGGCTCGTGAAGCAATCTTAAAAAATAATTAG
- the argS gene encoding arginine--tRNA ligase yields MYKSIASIIHEALPQKIITNDEIERLLEKPKYEALGDVAFPCFTFAKTLKKAPNVIAQEISNNIKSGLVQEVQVIGGYINLFLNKLQVTREVITQIMKAPETYGQQEAQHKNIVIDFSSPNIAKPFSMGHLRSTVIGNALANIAEKNGYSVVRVNHLGDWGTQFGKLIVAFRLWGDKERVEQAPIEELLKLYVKFHDEAETDETLNEEARSAFKALEDKDPQSMELWTWFKSASLQEFKQIYDQLHIEFDSYEGEAFYNDKMQSVVHELNKKQLLTESDGANVVELEDMPPCLITKQDGATLYATRDLAAAFYRKVHYEPSKVFYVVGNEQTLHFKQVFQVVSKMGYPWAENLKHVPFGMMLKDGKKMSTRKGRVILLKDVLIEAVETATRNIEEKNPTLNNKQTVAEQVGIGAVIFNDLKNFRLNDIEFSLPQMLNFEGETGPYVQYTHARIHSILQKAKFKANKEIPVKELEESAWAVIQLLQQYPQVIIDSFEQVDPSLIAKYVLQLARMFNKYYANTKILVEDEQRESRLQLCFAVATVLKDGLNLLGIQSPESM; encoded by the coding sequence ATGTATAAAAGTATTGCATCAATTATTCATGAGGCTTTGCCGCAAAAAATAATAACTAATGATGAAATTGAACGACTACTGGAAAAGCCGAAATATGAGGCTTTAGGGGATGTAGCTTTTCCATGCTTTACGTTTGCTAAAACTTTAAAGAAAGCCCCAAACGTGATCGCTCAGGAAATAAGCAACAATATTAAAAGTGGGCTCGTTCAGGAAGTACAAGTTATTGGAGGCTATATAAATTTATTTTTAAATAAACTACAAGTGACGAGAGAAGTCATTACTCAAATTATGAAAGCTCCAGAAACGTACGGTCAACAAGAAGCACAGCATAAGAACATAGTAATCGATTTTTCATCACCGAATATTGCAAAGCCATTCTCCATGGGACATCTACGTTCTACTGTTATTGGCAATGCCCTTGCAAATATTGCAGAAAAAAACGGATACAGTGTCGTTCGGGTAAATCATCTTGGCGACTGGGGCACCCAATTTGGAAAATTGATTGTCGCATTCCGATTGTGGGGAGATAAAGAACGTGTTGAACAAGCACCTATTGAAGAACTTTTAAAGCTATACGTGAAGTTCCATGATGAAGCAGAAACAGATGAAACACTAAATGAGGAAGCGAGATCAGCTTTTAAAGCGCTCGAAGATAAGGACCCACAATCAATGGAATTATGGACCTGGTTTAAAAGTGCCTCCTTACAAGAATTTAAGCAGATTTATGATCAGCTCCATATTGAGTTTGATTCGTATGAGGGGGAAGCTTTTTATAATGACAAAATGCAGTCTGTTGTTCATGAATTAAATAAGAAGCAATTACTTACAGAGTCGGATGGTGCAAATGTTGTTGAGCTTGAAGACATGCCACCTTGTTTAATAACAAAACAGGACGGTGCAACATTATATGCAACCCGTGATTTAGCCGCAGCATTTTATAGAAAGGTGCATTATGAACCTTCCAAAGTTTTCTATGTAGTAGGTAATGAGCAAACACTGCATTTTAAACAAGTGTTTCAAGTAGTTTCGAAAATGGGGTATCCCTGGGCGGAAAATCTGAAGCATGTACCATTTGGAATGATGCTGAAAGACGGGAAAAAGATGTCGACTCGTAAAGGTAGAGTCATTTTATTGAAGGACGTATTAATAGAAGCAGTAGAAACGGCAACCAGAAATATAGAGGAGAAAAATCCAACGTTAAATAATAAACAAACTGTTGCTGAGCAAGTAGGAATTGGCGCGGTTATATTTAATGACTTAAAAAACTTCCGATTAAACGATATTGAATTTTCATTACCTCAAATGTTAAATTTCGAAGGTGAAACAGGACCATATGTACAATACACTCATGCCCGTATACATTCAATTTTACAAAAGGCAAAATTTAAAGCTAACAAGGAAATACCCGTAAAAGAATTAGAAGAATCGGCTTGGGCGGTAATTCAGCTGTTGCAACAATATCCACAAGTGATCATAGATAGTTTTGAACAAGTGGATCCGTCATTAATTGCGAAATATGTATTGCAATTAGCACGGATGTTCAACAAATATTATGCAAATACAAAAATTTTAGTGGAAGATGAGCAGCGGGAAAGCCGTTTACAGCTATGTTTTGCAGTGGCAACTGTATTAAAGGATGGTTTGAATTTGCTAGGAATCCAATCTCCTGAAAGTATGTAA
- the coaW gene encoding type II pantothenate kinase codes for MSAWIGIDTGGTLTKLAYLDEQQELKLTVFPSNEMHLVKEWLENHPQVEEIGLTGGRTEQLLDVLKTMKSIEYIVEFEATLKGVRYLLEKEGYTVDQSIITNIGTGTSIHYMDGNTHARVGGTGVGGGTLIGLSTIMTGISDFDEIKANAFKGKREGIDMLVKDIYQGMDTPIDGNLTASNFGKVGITDQREFEQNNVLATTQGLIGEVISTLSIQLAVQYETEHIVYIGSTLIDNDQLVKVIEHYTTLKKHKPIFLEDCGFSGAIGALLNIREHSRS; via the coding sequence ATGTCAGCATGGATTGGAATTGATACAGGGGGTACGTTAACGAAGCTTGCCTATTTGGATGAACAGCAGGAGCTTAAATTGACGGTCTTTCCATCTAACGAAATGCATTTAGTAAAAGAATGGTTGGAAAATCATCCTCAAGTTGAAGAAATCGGCTTAACAGGAGGACGTACAGAGCAATTGCTGGACGTCTTAAAGACGATGAAGTCGATTGAATATATTGTTGAATTTGAAGCAACTTTAAAAGGTGTGCGCTATTTACTGGAGAAAGAAGGCTACACAGTTGATCAAAGTATCATTACCAATATTGGCACAGGTACATCGATACACTATATGGATGGCAATACCCATGCCAGAGTAGGCGGTACAGGTGTAGGCGGGGGTACTCTGATCGGACTTTCCACAATCATGACCGGAATTTCAGATTTTGATGAAATAAAAGCAAACGCTTTCAAAGGGAAACGAGAAGGCATTGACATGCTTGTAAAGGATATTTATCAAGGAATGGATACACCGATTGACGGCAATTTGACAGCCAGCAATTTTGGGAAGGTCGGCATTACCGATCAACGCGAGTTTGAACAAAATAACGTACTGGCAACAACACAGGGGCTGATCGGTGAAGTGATTTCGACGTTAAGTATCCAGCTAGCCGTCCAGTATGAGACAGAGCATATCGTTTATATCGGTTCAACACTGATCGACAATGATCAGCTTGTAAAGGTAATTGAACATTATACTACTTTAAAAAAACATAAACCTATTTTCTTGGAAGATTGCGGATTTTCCGGTGCGATTGGTGCATTGTTAAATATCCGTGAGCATAGCAGAAGTTAA
- a CDS encoding 3-hydroxyacyl-CoA dehydrogenase: MNFDQKAIIVTGGGSGLGEATARKVAAAGGYPVILDLNEEKGQAVADEINGLFFKTNVVKEEDVQAAIDGAVEKYGSIQGVVNCAGLGTSTRVVGRKGIFPLDEFNFIIQVNLVGTFNVIRLAAAAMMTNEPNEHGERGVIVNTASVAAFDGQIGQAAYSASKSGIVGMTLPIARDLASYGIRVMTIAPGIFDTPLMNSAPQALKEALGKQIPFPSRLGEADEYAHLVKAIFENPMLNGETIRLDGAIRMAPR; encoded by the coding sequence ATGAATTTTGACCAAAAGGCAATTATCGTTACGGGTGGAGGATCCGGTTTAGGTGAAGCGACTGCACGAAAGGTTGCAGCTGCTGGAGGCTATCCGGTCATATTGGATTTAAATGAAGAAAAAGGTCAGGCGGTAGCTGATGAAATAAATGGCCTGTTTTTTAAAACGAACGTTGTGAAGGAAGAAGACGTACAGGCAGCGATCGACGGTGCTGTAGAAAAGTACGGTTCGATTCAAGGTGTTGTAAACTGTGCAGGTCTTGGTACTTCGACACGTGTAGTAGGCAGAAAAGGTATTTTTCCATTAGATGAATTTAACTTTATTATTCAAGTGAATCTGGTTGGTACGTTTAATGTCATCCGTTTAGCGGCAGCTGCCATGATGACAAATGAACCGAACGAACACGGGGAGCGCGGGGTTATTGTGAATACAGCTTCTGTAGCGGCATTCGATGGGCAAATCGGCCAGGCTGCCTATTCAGCATCTAAAAGCGGGATTGTAGGGATGACATTGCCGATTGCAAGGGATTTGGCAAGCTATGGCATCCGGGTTATGACGATTGCACCGGGAATTTTCGATACACCTTTAATGAACAGTGCCCCTCAAGCGCTTAAGGAAGCATTAGGAAAACAAATTCCATTCCCATCCCGTTTAGGGGAAGCTGATGAATATGCACATTTAGTAAAGGCCATTTTTGAAAATCCAATGTTAAACGGTGAAACGATTCGACTCGACGGCGCGATTCGCATGGCCCCAAGATAA
- a CDS encoding GNAT family N-acetyltransferase, producing MEDILLENKIIKLRPVQLSDIEAITNAANDARIWEHMSVTLLSKEAVQNYIENAMKEREKGISYMFAVIDKKTDEIVGCTSFLDISFPHKRLEIGATWYHPSAWRSAINTNCKFLLFQYCFEVLKLNRIQIKTGHENYRSQKAIERIGAVKEGVLRNHMIRKEGIIRHTVMYSVIAEDWGKLKTKFIDDLLK from the coding sequence ATGGAAGATATACTATTAGAAAATAAAATCATCAAGTTAAGGCCAGTCCAATTAAGTGATATCGAAGCAATCACAAATGCCGCGAATGATGCGCGGATTTGGGAGCATATGTCGGTCACGCTGCTGTCAAAAGAAGCGGTACAAAACTATATTGAAAATGCGATGAAAGAACGGGAGAAAGGTATTTCGTATATGTTTGCGGTCATCGATAAAAAAACAGATGAAATTGTAGGCTGTACATCTTTTCTTGATATTTCGTTTCCCCATAAACGGTTGGAAATAGGGGCTACTTGGTATCACCCGAGTGCTTGGCGTTCTGCGATTAATACAAATTGCAAGTTTCTCTTGTTCCAATATTGTTTTGAAGTACTTAAATTAAATCGCATTCAAATTAAAACCGGGCACGAAAACTACCGCTCACAAAAAGCCATCGAACGCATAGGCGCAGTAAAAGAAGGGGTTTTACGCAACCATATGATCCGAAAAGAAGGAATTATTCGGCATACCGTTATGTATAGTGTCATTGCGGAAGATTGGGGAAAACTCAAAACCAAGTTCATTGATGATTTATTAAAATAA
- a CDS encoding enoyl-CoA hydratase/isomerase family protein: MNLETMTIEKLDYGVHVVTINNPPANTLNAGIQQDLLHLIEEVEKNPAIRAIVFKSANPKIFIAGADLGAMGSSNENVDFAESSKHVQDIFNRLEALRVPTIASINGHALGGGCEFVLSCDFRIMGAGTIGLTEASLGLLPGAGGTQRMTRLVGGAKARELMYLSKRLKAEEAAAIGLITEAVAPEELEEKAIAFANKLAQSAVGAIGLIKESILAAEELPLEQGLLVEREAFAKTFTTGEVNEGIRAFFEKRPPNFLKPVTNQ, from the coding sequence ATGAATCTTGAAACAATGACGATAGAGAAATTAGATTACGGTGTCCACGTCGTAACAATTAATAACCCTCCAGCGAATACATTAAATGCTGGAATTCAACAGGACTTGTTGCACCTGATTGAAGAAGTCGAGAAAAATCCGGCAATCCGGGCTATTGTGTTCAAATCGGCCAATCCTAAAATCTTCATAGCAGGTGCTGACCTTGGAGCAATGGGCAGCTCCAATGAAAACGTGGATTTTGCCGAAAGTTCAAAACATGTGCAAGATATTTTTAATCGGCTCGAAGCATTGCGGGTACCGACAATTGCCTCAATTAATGGCCATGCATTAGGCGGCGGTTGTGAATTCGTACTTTCATGCGACTTCCGTATTATGGGTGCCGGTACAATTGGCTTAACGGAAGCATCTTTGGGCTTATTGCCTGGTGCTGGCGGTACGCAGCGAATGACTAGATTGGTAGGCGGAGCAAAAGCACGTGAATTAATGTATTTAAGCAAACGTTTAAAAGCTGAAGAAGCTGCGGCAATCGGCTTAATTACAGAAGCGGTAGCCCCGGAAGAGTTGGAGGAAAAGGCAATTGCATTCGCAAATAAGCTTGCGCAAAGTGCAGTAGGAGCGATCGGCCTCATTAAAGAGAGTATTTTGGCTGCGGAAGAATTGCCGTTGGAACAAGGGTTGTTAGTGGAACGGGAAGCCTTTGCGAAAACATTTACTACAGGGGAAGTAAATGAAGGCATCCGTGCGTTCTTTGAGAAACGCCCTCCGAATTTTTTAAAGCCAGTTACAAATCAATAA
- a CDS encoding MFS transporter: MELQEQTNKIFTKRFISLFFTNMSIFLVFYGLITTLPLYAIGELGKSDDDSGLLVTVFLISAIIVRPFSGKLLDIYGKKRLLIISLVLYFACTVMYLFFKPFLLLLALRFFQGIWFSIATTASGSLAADIIPKRRKGAGLGYFAMSSNLAVVFGPFIGLLIVQYSSFDMLFILLSVFVAIGSLLALTIQTNDLPLPFVADRSFKFSFNDLFERSALPLAALASLIAFSYASVLSFLSLYAEQKDLLSVASYFFAVFAVAMITVRPITGKIYDTIGAKFVIIPSFFIFALGLIILGNANQEIPFILSAIFIGAGYGTLTTSFQSLCIQSTSIQRSGYATATYFTLFDIGIAVGSYLLGMVAVSLGYKYVYYIAAFIIVVVFALYMLLLTRQKHKTEQ; this comes from the coding sequence ATGGAGCTTCAGGAACAAACAAATAAAATTTTTACTAAACGATTTATTAGTCTATTCTTTACGAATATGTCGATATTTCTCGTGTTTTACGGCTTAATCACAACATTGCCGTTATATGCAATCGGTGAGTTAGGAAAATCGGATGACGATTCAGGCCTGCTTGTAACGGTATTTTTAATTTCAGCGATTATCGTCCGTCCATTCAGCGGAAAATTGTTGGATATTTATGGCAAGAAGCGATTGCTGATTATAAGTCTTGTACTTTACTTTGCATGCACGGTAATGTACTTATTTTTCAAACCTTTTCTGCTTTTGCTTGCACTTCGTTTTTTCCAGGGGATATGGTTTAGTATTGCAACGACTGCATCGGGCTCTTTGGCAGCCGATATTATTCCGAAAAGGCGAAAAGGAGCAGGATTGGGGTATTTTGCGATGTCTTCGAATTTAGCTGTCGTATTCGGTCCTTTTATTGGATTGCTCATTGTCCAATATTCAAGTTTTGATATGCTCTTTATCCTATTATCTGTATTTGTGGCAATAGGCAGTTTGCTGGCATTAACTATTCAAACGAATGACTTACCGCTACCGTTCGTAGCAGACCGCAGCTTTAAATTTTCATTCAATGATTTATTTGAACGAAGTGCATTGCCGCTTGCCGCACTAGCCAGCTTGATTGCGTTTTCTTATGCAAGTGTACTGTCGTTCCTATCGCTTTATGCAGAACAGAAGGATTTACTGAGCGTTGCCAGCTATTTTTTTGCGGTGTTTGCTGTTGCAATGATAACAGTTCGTCCAATTACCGGGAAAATCTATGATACAATCGGTGCAAAATTTGTTATTATCCCATCGTTCTTTATTTTTGCATTAGGCCTGATTATTCTTGGCAATGCCAATCAGGAAATTCCATTCATATTATCCGCAATCTTTATCGGTGCAGGATATGGTACGTTAACAACAAGTTTCCAGTCGCTATGTATCCAGTCAACTTCAATCCAGCGCAGCGGCTATGCAACGGCCACTTATTTTACACTGTTTGACATAGGGATTGCTGTTGGATCGTATTTGCTGGGGATGGTAGCGGTGAGTCTTGGCTATAAATATGTGTATTACATTGCAGCATTTATAATTGTTGTCGTATTTGCTCTGTATATGCTGTTACTCACTCGGCAAAAACACAAAACGGAACAATAA
- a CDS encoding MarR family winged helix-turn-helix transcriptional regulator, with product MNPLFHTFFQQNRYLVNQLNDVLKQHGLFSSQWTVLFLLHQNGPMTLTAIWKYLDVEAPTVTRTVTRLETLGWVERVQGADKREKMIDLTSKAMEHFPQIEASVVSFEEKMTKNLSEEDQALLIHLLKKMEG from the coding sequence ATGAATCCGTTATTTCATACATTTTTTCAGCAAAATCGTTATTTAGTAAATCAATTAAATGATGTTCTAAAACAGCATGGACTATTCAGCTCACAATGGACGGTTCTTTTTTTATTGCATCAAAACGGGCCAATGACACTAACAGCGATATGGAAATACCTCGATGTGGAAGCGCCGACCGTAACACGAACAGTCACACGTCTGGAAACGCTTGGATGGGTGGAAAGGGTTCAAGGTGCAGATAAACGTGAAAAAATGATTGATTTAACTTCCAAAGCAATGGAACACTTTCCTCAAATAGAAGCATCTGTCGTTTCGTTCGAGGAAAAAATGACTAAGAATCTGTCTGAAGAAGATCAGGCACTCCTCATTCACTTACTAAAAAAGATGGAAGGTTAG
- a CDS encoding CaiB/BaiF CoA transferase family protein, producing MLLKGLKILDFSTLLPGPFATMMLADLGAEVVHVTKPVEEGRQWGPDEYLQRSKKSLAVDLKSPEVVASIKELLKEQEYDIVVEQFRPGVMARLGLDYESLKAINPGLIYCSITGYGQTGSYSERGGHDINYVALAGLQGYSGTKENGPANIGFQVADLAGGSMHAVIGILSAVIYRGTTGLGQHLDISMTDCALTLNALFAHDYLAEGKPLAREELILNGGSFYGYYETLDGRYLSVGSLEPKFRQQLCGAIGSPDLLRLALSNKPDDMAMLKEQLQSTFKQKTLEEWHSIFSEVDACVEPVLTFEETVEHPLFKDREMFVEIAKPDGTTQKQIACPIKSNLFQASYGTVGVKAGAHNEEILGHLLKKKIK from the coding sequence ATGTTGTTAAAAGGGTTGAAAATTTTGGATTTCTCCACATTATTGCCAGGTCCGTTTGCGACGATGATGCTTGCAGATCTAGGAGCGGAAGTGGTACATGTCACAAAACCGGTAGAAGAAGGCAGGCAATGGGGACCGGACGAGTATTTGCAGCGCTCTAAAAAATCGCTGGCGGTCGATTTAAAATCTCCGGAAGTTGTCGCATCCATAAAGGAACTATTAAAGGAACAGGAATACGATATTGTTGTTGAGCAGTTCCGCCCTGGCGTGATGGCACGTCTTGGTCTAGATTATGAGTCATTAAAAGCGATCAATCCTGGCTTAATATACTGTTCCATTACCGGCTACGGACAGACTGGCTCTTACAGTGAACGCGGCGGGCATGATATTAACTATGTCGCTTTGGCAGGGCTGCAAGGATATTCCGGCACAAAAGAAAATGGCCCGGCAAATATTGGTTTTCAGGTGGCTGATTTGGCGGGAGGATCAATGCATGCGGTCATCGGCATTTTATCGGCTGTCATTTATCGTGGAACAACTGGACTCGGGCAGCATCTGGATATAAGCATGACGGATTGTGCTTTAACGTTAAATGCCTTATTTGCCCATGATTATCTAGCTGAAGGAAAACCGCTTGCGCGTGAAGAGCTGATCTTAAACGGCGGATCATTCTATGGTTACTACGAGACACTGGATGGCCGGTACCTTTCTGTCGGCAGCCTGGAACCGAAATTCAGGCAGCAGTTATGTGGGGCAATCGGATCCCCGGATTTACTCCGATTAGCATTGAGTAATAAACCGGATGATATGGCCATGCTGAAAGAACAGCTGCAAAGTACTTTTAAGCAAAAGACACTGGAAGAATGGCATTCTATTTTCTCTGAAGTAGATGCTTGTGTAGAGCCGGTATTGACGTTTGAAGAAACGGTTGAACACCCGCTTTTCAAGGACCGGGAAATGTTTGTGGAAATAGCAAAGCCGGATGGAACGACACAAAAACAGATTGCATGCCCGATCAAGTCCAATCTCTTCCAAGCATCTTATGGGACAGTCGGGGTAAAAGCGGGCGCACATAACGAAGAAATATTAGGGCATCTGTTAAAGAAGAAGATAAAGTAG
- a CDS encoding 3'-5' exonuclease has translation MKNLGRTKTYISIDIEAALIRGKQYIIEIGAVKWLPDGTTETFTQLIQPYKFKKLNAHIQKLTGITTEQLIDAPSFKEAFNKFKRWCKQDYVFLTFGEFDRKVLEEELSRNYIKNDCLYPMIDFQQKYMIANGLKEQPSLGGLMAQLGLENETQHRALADAVSLLSIFVKVDGDKLIEQQQTNDFILLLTNFRMLETTYELVISATNCKVEDDRIIVNSMNTFRDELPFTVQMVERQGEDGEKTATEKISIKPSAQAKQFLQQISDNMNGKILISRTALRSMSKILKLHQVTLPKTEVMTLVNLLKKEEIIARFNLDDEPTNTYEARVLHLLNKYEHMFVAEFYKRALIEKNIIQV, from the coding sequence GTGAAAAATTTGGGACGAACGAAAACATATATAAGTATAGATATTGAGGCTGCCCTTATACGGGGGAAGCAGTATATTATTGAAATTGGTGCGGTTAAATGGTTGCCGGATGGTACGACGGAAACGTTTACCCAGCTTATTCAGCCCTATAAATTCAAAAAGCTGAATGCTCATATTCAAAAGCTGACAGGTATTACTACAGAACAGCTAATTGATGCACCTTCTTTTAAAGAAGCTTTTAATAAATTTAAACGCTGGTGTAAGCAGGATTATGTATTTTTAACATTTGGTGAATTTGATCGGAAAGTGCTTGAAGAAGAGCTGTCGCGCAATTACATAAAAAATGATTGCTTATATCCAATGATCGATTTTCAGCAAAAATATATGATTGCAAACGGTTTAAAAGAGCAGCCTTCATTAGGTGGGTTAATGGCCCAGCTTGGACTGGAAAACGAGACCCAGCACCGTGCATTAGCTGATGCGGTAAGTCTGCTCTCAATTTTTGTGAAAGTAGATGGAGATAAGCTCATTGAACAGCAGCAAACAAATGATTTTATTTTGTTGCTGACAAATTTCAGAATGCTGGAAACGACGTACGAACTCGTAATTTCAGCAACGAATTGCAAAGTCGAGGATGATCGGATAATTGTCAATTCAATGAATACTTTCCGTGATGAGCTTCCTTTTACTGTTCAAATGGTTGAACGTCAGGGGGAAGACGGGGAAAAAACGGCAACGGAAAAAATTTCGATTAAACCGAGTGCGCAGGCAAAACAGTTCTTGCAGCAGATTTCCGATAATATGAACGGTAAAATTTTAATTTCGCGTACGGCATTACGTTCAATGTCAAAAATATTAAAATTGCATCAAGTAACTTTGCCTAAAACAGAAGTGATGACATTAGTAAATTTATTGAAAAAAGAAGAGATTATTGCTAGGTTTAATTTGGATGATGAACCTACAAATACATATGAAGCAAGGGTTTTACATTTGCTTAATAAGTATGAGCATATGTTTGTTGCTGAGTTTTATAAGCGGGCATTAATCGAGAAAAATATAATACAGGTATAA
- the yidC gene encoding membrane protein insertase YidC, whose protein sequence is MKNLKLSVFLLTVPLLLAGCESVENKEGFFYSTFVRPMDWTLNTFGELFNGSYGLAIIAIILIIRLVLMPFMLKTYRSQATMKVKMDLVRPQMEDIQKRLKAAKTPEERTTVQQEMMSLYKEHNINPLNMGCLPALIQMPIIMGLYYAILYSAEIKTHSFLWFDLGSTDIWMTAIAGVVYFVQAKVSLQTVPEAQKNQMKLMIYVSPIMIVIISLSSMAALPLYWAVGGLFLIVQTFIGRKFFSHIPETKGNE, encoded by the coding sequence ATGAAAAACTTAAAACTTAGTGTTTTCCTTCTGACCGTTCCACTTTTACTGGCAGGCTGTGAAAGTGTTGAAAACAAAGAAGGCTTCTTCTATTCAACATTTGTACGTCCGATGGATTGGACGTTAAACACATTTGGTGAATTATTTAACGGCAGCTATGGTCTGGCTATTATTGCTATTATTTTAATTATTCGTCTCGTACTAATGCCGTTTATGCTTAAAACTTACCGCAGTCAAGCTACAATGAAAGTGAAGATGGATCTTGTCCGACCGCAAATGGAGGATATCCAGAAACGTTTAAAAGCAGCAAAAACTCCGGAAGAAAGAACGACGGTTCAGCAGGAAATGATGTCGCTCTACAAAGAACATAATATTAATCCGCTAAATATGGGCTGCCTGCCAGCGCTAATACAAATGCCGATTATTATGGGCTTATACTATGCGATTTTATATTCGGCTGAAATCAAAACACATTCATTCCTATGGTTTGACCTCGGCTCTACAGATATTTGGATGACTGCAATCGCAGGTGTCGTTTATTTTGTACAAGCAAAAGTATCGCTTCAAACCGTACCAGAAGCTCAGAAGAATCAAATGAAACTGATGATTTATGTATCACCGATCATGATTGTCATTATTTCATTGTCTTCGATGGCTGCACTCCCGCTGTACTGGGCAGTCGGAGGGTTATTCTTAATTGTCCAAACTTTTATTGGACGCAAATTTTTTTCTCACATCCCTGAAACTAAGGGAAATGAATAA
- a CDS encoding alpha/beta fold hydrolase, whose amino-acid sequence MWEQQLIETTRGIFEVFTKGEGKPLCVTHLYSEYNANGNRFAEMFVPYYKVHLVNLRGCGKSTDDVSIFNYGMQDSVEDMEAIRAASGYEAWGFAGHSTGGMLALNYVILHPESVEFIVAGGLCASAEYMHHPASIYCKENPNNKRILEILAMLADPSSTIEQRRAGSKEWALMSLYKKQSYENMISRPNSGKTVTKRLDYFSYKELPDFDLRPQLPTVKTKAYIYGGLFDAQCPYEFAVEAADLLANASLTTFAESNHNPFIEEEEKFSEFVQNVSQIHSLR is encoded by the coding sequence ATGTGGGAGCAGCAGCTGATTGAAACAACGCGAGGAATATTCGAAGTTTTTACAAAAGGCGAGGGGAAACCGCTCTGTGTGACGCATTTATACAGTGAATATAATGCAAATGGAAATCGGTTTGCGGAAATGTTTGTACCGTATTATAAAGTGCATTTAGTGAATTTGCGCGGCTGCGGAAAATCAACGGATGATGTGTCTATCTTTAATTATGGTATGCAGGATAGCGTAGAAGATATGGAGGCAATCCGCGCAGCATCAGGTTATGAGGCATGGGGGTTTGCGGGACATTCAACAGGAGGGATGCTTGCATTAAATTATGTGATTTTGCATCCGGAAAGTGTGGAATTCATCGTAGCTGGCGGTCTTTGTGCTTCTGCGGAATATATGCATCATCCTGCGAGCATTTACTGCAAGGAAAATCCTAACAATAAAAGGATTCTAGAGATTTTAGCGATGCTGGCTGATCCATCATCAACAATCGAGCAAAGAAGAGCTGGCTCTAAAGAATGGGCGCTTATGTCGTTATATAAAAAACAAAGCTATGAAAATATGATAAGCCGTCCGAACAGCGGGAAAACCGTTACAAAAAGACTGGACTATTTTTCGTATAAAGAGCTGCCAGACTTTGATTTGCGACCGCAATTGCCGACAGTGAAAACGAAAGCCTATATATATGGCGGGTTATTCGATGCGCAATGTCCTTATGAATTTGCAGTGGAAGCAGCCGATTTGTTGGCAAATGCCTCTTTGACCACTTTTGCAGAAAGTAACCACAATCCGTTTATTGAGGAAGAAGAAAAGTTCTCGGAATTTGTGCAGAATGTGTCTCAAATTCATTCCCTCCGATAA